One window of Candidatus Nitrospira kreftii genomic DNA carries:
- a CDS encoding Methylenetetrahydrofolate reductase has translation MSREPQRLIDVLNRGTFAVTVEYNPPKGTNISSVLDSAKQLVGRVHGVNVTDNTAAVVRAGSLPVCRLLYELGHDPVMQLTCRDRNRIAMQSDLMGAHMLGIRNILCLTGDYPTVGDHKEAKPVYDLDSVQVMQLVQGLNNGKDMMGNKLDGSTAFTIGAAVTPEADLVGPVLAKFEVKVKAGAQFFQTQAVYNPDVFAGFMKQVRPFNVKVLAGILVLRNHKMAEFMNANIPGMSVPKEMIDELKAAGDRAEDVGVDIAVQSIKAVRPHCDGVHIMAIKATHRLAEIITKAEIG, from the coding sequence ATGAGCCGAGAGCCTCAGCGTCTGATCGACGTCCTCAATCGTGGGACGTTTGCCGTCACGGTCGAATACAATCCTCCTAAGGGGACGAATATTTCCTCTGTTCTGGACAGTGCCAAACAGCTGGTGGGACGGGTCCATGGCGTCAATGTCACCGACAATACCGCAGCCGTGGTCCGTGCCGGTTCCCTTCCCGTCTGTCGCCTGCTGTATGAGTTAGGGCATGATCCTGTGATGCAGTTGACCTGCCGCGACCGTAATCGGATCGCCATGCAATCCGATTTGATGGGCGCGCACATGCTCGGGATCAGAAATATCCTATGCCTCACCGGCGATTATCCGACAGTCGGTGATCATAAGGAGGCCAAGCCGGTCTACGATCTTGATTCTGTTCAAGTGATGCAACTGGTGCAGGGCTTGAACAACGGCAAGGATATGATGGGAAACAAGCTGGACGGGTCCACGGCATTCACGATCGGTGCAGCCGTCACACCGGAGGCCGATCTCGTCGGGCCGGTGTTGGCAAAGTTTGAAGTGAAGGTGAAAGCCGGCGCCCAGTTTTTCCAGACTCAAGCGGTCTATAACCCCGATGTCTTCGCCGGGTTTATGAAACAGGTACGGCCATTCAACGTGAAGGTGCTTGCCGGTATTCTTGTGCTCCGGAACCACAAGATGGCGGAATTCATGAATGCCAACATCCCCGGCATGTCGGTACCCAAAGAGATGATTGATGAGCTCAAAGCGGCAGGAGATCGAGCGGAAGATGTCGGAGTCGACATCGCTGTGCAATCCATCAAGGCGGTACGGCCCCATTGTGACGGCGTGCACATCATGGCCATCAAGGCTACGCATCGATTGGCGGAGATCATCACCAAGGCTGAAATAGGCTGA
- a CDS encoding Endonuclease DDE produces MRIAPAVHLSDPERQQLEQWAHGRRTPARLVLRAKILLLAAAGHDNHQIAAAVATSRQTVGLWRQRFVTQRVLGLAQDAPRGGRPPRHAGL; encoded by the coding sequence ATGCGCATCGCCCCCGCCGTTCATCTGAGTGACCCTGAACGCCAGCAACTCGAGCAGTGGGCGCATGGGCGACGAACGCCTGCGCGACTGGTGCTCCGCGCCAAGATTCTGTTGTTGGCGGCCGCGGGCCACGACAATCACCAGATTGCCGCTGCCGTAGCCACAAGCCGGCAAACCGTGGGGCTCTGGCGGCAGCGCTTCGTGACCCAGCGCGTGCTCGGTCTTGCCCAGGATGCCCCTCGCGGAGGGCGGCCCCCAAGGCACGCCGGACTCTGA
- a CDS encoding bifunctional 5,10-methylene-tetrahydrofolate dehydrogenase and 5,10-methylene-tetrahydrofolate cyclohydrolase: MAAKLIDGKALAQQVRDRLARESAELFAQKSIKPGLATILVGDDPASHVYVRNKQKACELAGIYVDDHKLPASTTQVELLTLIEQKNVDPKIHGILVQLPLPKHIDSKVILEAVSPLKDADGFHPYNFGRLVEGHPVFEACTPKGVIKMIESAGVTVEGKRAVVLGRSNIVGKPLALMLLQRNATVTICHSKTKDLPAVCREADLLLVAIGKAKFVTADMVREGAVVIDVGMNKTPEGKLCGDVDFDAVSQKAAWISPVPGGVGPMTIAMLLENTVESAKRSVGLG; encoded by the coding sequence GTGGCCGCAAAGCTGATCGACGGAAAAGCGCTTGCACAGCAGGTTCGTGACCGACTAGCACGGGAGTCGGCCGAACTGTTTGCTCAAAAATCGATTAAGCCTGGTCTGGCGACCATTTTGGTTGGTGATGATCCTGCCTCGCACGTCTATGTCCGAAACAAGCAAAAGGCCTGTGAGTTGGCAGGAATCTATGTTGACGATCACAAGCTTCCCGCCAGTACGACACAGGTCGAGCTGCTAACGCTCATTGAACAGAAGAACGTGGATCCAAAAATCCACGGAATCTTGGTTCAGCTCCCACTGCCGAAGCACATCGACAGCAAGGTCATCCTCGAGGCGGTCTCGCCACTCAAAGATGCGGACGGCTTTCATCCTTACAACTTTGGTCGTCTCGTTGAGGGGCATCCCGTATTTGAAGCCTGTACTCCTAAAGGCGTTATCAAGATGATTGAATCTGCAGGAGTGACGGTTGAAGGGAAGCGAGCGGTGGTGCTGGGCCGGAGTAATATTGTCGGGAAGCCGTTAGCTCTCATGCTTCTGCAGAGAAACGCCACGGTGACCATCTGCCATTCAAAGACGAAGGATCTCCCGGCCGTATGTCGAGAGGCGGACTTGCTTTTGGTAGCGATCGGAAAGGCGAAGTTTGTCACCGCTGATATGGTGCGCGAGGGTGCGGTTGTCATCGACGTGGGAATGAATAAAACGCCGGAGGGCAAATTATGCGGCGACGTGGATTTCGATGCCGTCAGTCAAAAAGCCGCTTGGATCAGCCCTGTGCCGGGAGGAGTGGGGCCGATGACGATCGCGATGTTGCTCGAAAATACCGTGGAGTCTGCTAAGAGGTCCGTCGGACTAGGATAA
- a CDS encoding 3-methyl-2-oxobutanoate hydroxymethyltransferase — MTILEFLQYKQDRKKLVVVTAYDALFARIVEQAGIRVILVGDSLGVVVQGKPNTLSVTMEDMLYHTKLVAGAVQRSLVIADMPFMSYQASPEDAVRNAGRLLQAGAAAVKLEGGAVMADRIKAMTSIGIPVMGHLGMTPQSVHVLGGYKVQGKVDDQALRLLEDAKALEAAGAFALVLEAIPVDLAKKITQAVSIATIGIGAGPHCDGQVLVIYDLLGLFDTFIPKFVKTYAHLKADTLQALGRYKEDVEQGKFPSDSESYH, encoded by the coding sequence ATGACCATCCTCGAATTCCTACAGTACAAACAGGACCGGAAGAAGCTTGTCGTGGTGACGGCCTACGACGCGCTGTTTGCTCGCATCGTGGAGCAAGCAGGGATCCGGGTGATTTTGGTAGGGGATTCGCTGGGAGTCGTCGTGCAGGGTAAGCCCAATACGCTCTCCGTGACAATGGAGGATATGCTGTACCACACCAAATTGGTCGCCGGTGCGGTGCAGCGATCGCTGGTGATCGCTGACATGCCGTTTATGTCTTACCAGGCAAGTCCGGAAGATGCCGTGCGAAATGCGGGGCGCTTGCTACAGGCTGGAGCGGCTGCTGTGAAACTGGAAGGTGGTGCTGTGATGGCTGATCGAATCAAGGCCATGACGAGCATCGGGATACCTGTCATGGGCCATCTTGGCATGACGCCACAATCGGTTCATGTGCTAGGTGGTTACAAAGTTCAAGGCAAAGTCGACGACCAAGCCTTGAGGCTGCTAGAAGATGCGAAGGCCCTTGAGGCTGCTGGAGCCTTTGCATTGGTGCTGGAAGCGATACCTGTTGATTTGGCGAAAAAGATTACCCAAGCCGTTTCCATTGCGACCATCGGGATCGGTGCAGGACCACATTGCGATGGCCAGGTCCTTGTGATTTACGATCTGCTGGGACTCTTTGATACCTTCATCCCGAAATTTGTGAAGACCTATGCCCATCTGAAAGCCGATACCCTGCAAGCTCTGGGTCGGTATAAGGAAGACGTCGAGCAGGGAAAGTTTCCGTCGGATTCGGAATCCTATCACTAG